One part of the Musa acuminata AAA Group cultivar baxijiao chromosome BXJ1-5, Cavendish_Baxijiao_AAA, whole genome shotgun sequence genome encodes these proteins:
- the LOC135673166 gene encoding UDP-glycosyltransferase 73C6-like — MDATAHFVLVPLMAQGHTIPMVDMAHLLASRGVHVTFITTPANASRIESDIQRARGSGIPIRFVSLRFPCEEFGLPQGCENLDCVTSREHAVAFLHACRTLRGPLTSILRQQNPPPSCVISDTMQYWTADMARELGIPRLTFSGSGGLFHLFRHLFLQNKSNDKVTNGAESVVLPGFPHHIEIPRALIPGSLFIPEMAKFREEMMEEDCRSDGVVVNTFSDLEAPCIDQYQEAIGKKVWTIGPMFLCNRDAAYIAARGNKASIDQAQCLRWLDSMQPSSVIYVSFGSLARTSPSQVIEIGLGLEASNCPFLWVIKAGNRSAEVETWLSQGFEERTSSRGLIIRGWAPQVMILSHPAIGGFMTHCGWNSLLEGIAFGVPMITWPHFAEQFLNEKLIVEVLRTGVAIGVKTMTPWQVDKDVVLVKKDDMVRAVSRLMGEGEGGEAMRNRSRELGHKARAAVEEGGSSCENVTLLIQQIEDSMKLAE, encoded by the coding sequence ATGGACGCCACAGCTCACTTCGTGTTGGTTCCCCTCATGGCGCAGGGCCACACCATTCCTATGGTCGACATGGCCCATCTCCTCGCCAGCCGCGGCGTTCACGTCACCTTCATCACCACCCCCGCCAACGCCTCGCGGATCGAGTCCGACATCCAGCGCGCGAGGGGGTCCGGCATCCCCATCCGGTTCGTCTCCCTTCGCTTCCCATGCGAGGAATTCGGCTTGCCCCAGGGCTGCGAGAACCTCGACTGCGTGACGTCCAGAGAGCACGCCGTGGCCTTCCTGCATGCTTGCCGGACGCTCCGCGGGCCGCTGACGTCGATCCTCCGCCAGCAGAACCCGCCGCCGAGCTGCGTCATCTCGGACACGATGCAGTATTGGACCGCCGACATGGCTCGAGAGCTGGGCATTCCGAGGCTCACGTTCAGCGGCTCCGGCGGTTTGTTCCACCTCTTCAGGCATCTCTTCCTTCAGAACAAGTCCAATGACAAGGTGACCAATGGCGCAGAGTCGGTGGTCTTGCCTGGGTTTCCCCATCACATTGAGATCCCAAGGGCCCTGATTCCTGGGTCTCTTTTCATTCCAGAGATGGCAAAGTTCCGTGAGGAGATGATGGAGGAGGACTGCAGGTCCGATGGTGTTGTAGTGAATACTTTCAGTGACTTGGAAGCTCCGTGCATCGATCAGTATCAGGAGGCCATCGGGAAGAAGGTGTGGACGATTGGTCCAATGTTTCTGTGCAACAGAGATGCCGCCTATATAGCCGCCAGAGGAAACAAAGCGTCCATCGATCAGGCGCAATGCCTGCGCTGGCTCGACTCCATGCAACCGAGCTCTGTGATTTATGTGAGCTTTGGCAGCCTCGCTCGCACCTCGCCTTCTCAAGTCATCGAGATAGGACTGGGCTTGGAGGCCTCGAACTGCCCCTTTCTGTGGGTGATCAAAGCCGGGAACAGATCCGCCGAGGTGGAGACATGGCTATCACAAGGATTCGAGGAGAGGACAAGCTCGAGGGGCCTTATCATTCGAGGCTGGGCCCCTCAAGTGATGATCCTGTCGCATCCGGCGATCGGAGGATTCATGACGCACTGCGGCTGGAACTCGTTGTTGGAAGGCATAGCTTTTGGCGTGCCGATGATAACATGGCCACACTTCGCGGAACAGTTCCTCAACGAGAAGTTGATAGTGGAGGTGCTGAGAACTGGAGTTGCcattggagtcaagaccatgactcCTTGGCAAGTGGACAAAGATGTGGTGCTGGTGAAGAAGGATGACATGGTCAGGGCCGTGTCTCGCTTGATGGGAGAAGGGGAGGGAGGGGAAGCAATGAGGAACAGGTCAAGGGAATTGGGACACAAGGCGAGGGCGGCTGTGGAAGAAGGTGGCTCCTCGTGTGAGAACGTCACCCTCTTGATACAACAGATCGAAGATAGCATGAAGCTGGCCGAATGA